From a region of the Solanum stenotomum isolate F172 chromosome 2, ASM1918654v1, whole genome shotgun sequence genome:
- the LOC125855565 gene encoding uncharacterized protein LOC125855565, with amino-acid sequence MEVVGTMSLLAQAPAGALSATHRCSLTFTHPVPPLFSHRRPTQISTKNPIHGSKNGPKPITLANAESSSSGAGAPREASTATTSTAGSSNSSNGSASFSPEDSISFVGQDSVPLEGVIQFEKPDSNSISDKINKWGWVALLAGGDAAVLLLFSAIGRFSHGFTVFDPETLRTADPFIAGWFLSAYFLGGFGEDGKGKNGLFKAFIAATKSWSLGIPVGIAIRAASVGHIPPVNFIIVTMGSTAVLLIGWRTLLFSILPTDKPKKNDVYKSGNPFEFLELLTSLVRRW; translated from the exons ATGGAAGTTGTGGGAACAATGAGCCTTCTAGCCCAAGCTCCCGCCGGAGCTTTATCGGCGACTCATCGTTGTTCCCTCACATTCACCCATCCAGTTCCTCCCCTTTTCTCCCATCGTCGGCCCACTCAAATTTCCACTAAAAACCCAATTCACGGCTCAAAAAATGGACCAAAACCCATCACTCTAGCTAATGCAGAGTCTTCTTCTTCCGGCGCTGGTGCACCTCGTGAAGCTTCGACTGCTACTACTAGTACTGCTGGATCGTCTAATTCCAGTAATGGGTCAGCTTCTTTTAGCCCAGAGGATTCGATTTCCTTCGTGGGTCAAGATAGCGTTCCTCTGGAAGGTGTTATTCAGTTTGAGAAACCCGATTCTAATTCGATTAGTGATAAAATCAATAAATGGGG TTGGGTGGCGTTGTTAGCTGGTGGAGATGCTGCggttttgttgttgttctctGCGATTGGAAGGTTCAGTCATGGGTTCACTGTTTTTGACCCCGAAACACTGCGAACTGCTGACCCTTTCATTGCTG GTTGGTTTTTGAGTGCATATTTCCTTGGAGGATTTGGGGAGGATGGTAAAGGAAAGAATGGTCTGTTTAAGGCTTTCATTGCTGCTACTAAATCATGGTCATTAGGCATTCCG GTGGGTATAGCTATAAGGGCTGCCTCTGTGGGTCATATACCACCAGTCAACTTCATAATAGTTACCATGGGGAGTACTGCGGTATTACTCATTGGATGGAGGACACTCTTGTTCAGCATTTTACCAACAGACAAGCCGAAGAAGAATGATGTTTATAAGAGTGGAAACCCTTTTGAATTTCTTGAG TTGCTGACATCATTGGTTAGAAGATGGTGA